The window GTGTCTCCCCACCGGGGCAGCCCCGTGCCCGGTTGGGGGGTAGGGGGGGGGGGTCTCGGGGGGTATTTACCGAAGTCCAGGAACTGCTTCATGGAGAGCGGCGAGGGCGAGAACTTGCTGAAGTGCTCGATGTAGGTGGGCACGCCGGCCAGCGCCGCGCGCTTGCCCAGCCACCGCAGCACCCGCATGGcggccccgggacccccggccccgccgagcccccggccccgccgctggccccgcccgccgccgcgccgacCGCAAACAACGCGCCCCGCCGACCAATCACAGGCCGCCCTGCCGCCGGCCACGCCCCGCCGCACGTTAGCCCCGCCCCGCACGTTAGCCACGCCCTCTCGCCGTTAGCCACGCCCACACATGACCGGGAGGACACGCCCTCTCGCCGTTAGCCACGCCCCCTCGCCGTTAGCCCCCCGCTGTAGGCTCAGCCAGGCTTAACCCTTCGCTGCCCGGGGCGCCGCGCTGCCCCTGCCCGGGGGGGCTGAGCCCGGTGTTACCCCCATAGCTCCCTCTCCTGGGGTATTTACCCCCCATAGCCCCCCTCTCCTGGGTTATTtaccccccccacacccctgggACATGCCCCCCCCTCTGCCCACCCAAGGTATTATACCCCCATAACCCCTCTCTCCTGGGGTATTTGCCCCCCATAACCCCCTCTCCTGGGGTATTTACCCCGCCATACCCCTGGGACATGccccccccctgcccacccaAGCTATTACCCCCCATAACCCCTCTCTCCTGGGGTAttacccccccacacccctgggACATGCCCCCCACTCTGCCCACCCAAGGTATTACCCCCCGATacctctgctctcctggggtATTACCCCCCCATAACCCCTCTCTCCTGGGGTATTTACTCCCCATAAACCCCTCTCCTGGGTTATTTACCCCCCCCATACCCCTGGGGCATTGCCCCCTCCACCTCTGCCCATCCAAGGTATTACCCCCCTATAACACCTCTCTCCTGGGGTATTTATCCCCCCATACCCCTGGGACATGACCCCCTGACCTCTGCCCATCCAAGCTCttacccccccacacccccctctTCTGGGGTATTACCCCCCCCACCTCTGCCCACCCAAGCTCTTACCCCCCATACCCCACCCTCCTGGGGTATTTACCCCCCCCATACCCCTGGGACattccccccccacacacacctctGCCCACCCGAGGTATTATCCCCCCCAATACACCTGCCCACCTGGGGTAATTCATTCCCCCCCTTCCTGCCCAGGgtatcccccccccccaaaaaacaacccctttcCCCCCGCAGCCCACACGCCACTGTCAGCCACGATACAGAGGACACACGAGGTTACAAATGCCGGAGCGAGGCTTTATCGGGCTCCagcggggttgggggggggtgagagggggccggggggcacAGGacccccccctcagcccccagtACCGACCGTGCCAAGGAGAGACACGGAATAACTTAACCCCCGGGGCAGCATCCATGGGGTGGGAGAGACCCCCGGGAGAGGGGGATAAGGCTGCGGGGTGGAGGGACACagctgcagggtgggggggacacggccTCACGCTCTGCACCCCCCCGAGCCCAAGTCCAATGCAGACTgatgtgggggggggggtctgtgaACCTGCAGGATCGGGCCCCTGCActgctttggggagggggaggaaggaacGAGctcccacccccccagccccacaggggGGGTCCCACACCCAGTGCCAAGGGAAGGGGGAtgcacggggctggggggggggggggcacgagCGTGCAAGGACGTGTCCCAGCATGCGAGGACACGCGTGGGACACGGCAGGAGTGTCTGGGCGGGGGGAAGGCACTCGGTGGGACCAGCAGTGGTCATGTCACGTCGGGGaatggggggggtggggggggcacatTTGGGGCTTGTCCCCGTGAGCGTGCAAGGGGGAtgggggcagggagagatgCGCTTGTGCAAAGTCAACCCTCGTGCTCCCCTCGCacggggggggctggggggggtcagTAGTACTTCTTGGGCTCCTGCCATCTGGTCACCCAGCGTCTCttggggcggcggcgggggggcagcagggggcCGCCGGGCTGGCAGCGCTGCTCCTGCCGGATCCGCACCGCGTGGTACTTGGGCATGACGCGGTAGTAGCGGGTCCGCTGGAAGAAGTCGCACTgttgggaggggggaaagagggaggggagaggggtgtcagtgtggggctggggtgtcACACCGGGGGGGGGCAAGGAGAGAGACCCCAGAGGCAGCAAAGAGCGGAGCAGCAGTCCTGGAGCCGCGTGGAGAGACCCCCCTGCACCCTATAGCACCCTATAGGGACCCTATAGCACCCTACAGCACCCTATAGGGACCCTAGAGGAGCTGgcagtgaggaagaggagaggaggctgaagaggaggagggtgcCCCACAGCCGGCCCCCACGGGGCATTACCAAGGGGGTGGCGTGGgcgcccggggagggggggggacagcagggctgcccccccccccattagTAGTCGTCTGTCAGCCGCTCGGTTTCCGACGGCTGGATCCTCATCTCGGCCTTCTGGCCCTTGGCCTCGTACATGGCGCGCGTGTTGGCCCGCCGGAAGAACCCGCACTGCGAGGAAGGAGGGCACGGGGGTCGGGGGGGGCTCCTGGGCACCCTGCGGGGCGGCGAGCTGGCCCGCTGCACCCTCAGAGTGATGCTCACCCCATGGGAtgctgcggggtggggggcccTGCGGACCCACGGAACCCCTCCTGGCCTGAGGCGGGGGTccccagggggctgggggggtccccagggagcCGTGGGGGTCGCTGGGGAGCTGGAGGGTCCCCAGGGGACTGGGTGGTCCCCCAGGGAGCCAGGAGGTCCCCAGAGGGCTGGGGTGGTCCCCAGGAAGCCAGGAGGTCCCCAGGGTAGCCAGGGGGGCCCCCAGGGGGCTGAGGGGTccccagggagctggggtggtCCCCAGGGAGCCAGGAGGTCCCCAGGGTAGCCAGGGGGACCCCAGGGAactggggggtccccaggggtcGGGAGACCCCCCAGTCCCTGCAGCGCAGGGCGAGGTGGGAGCCACGGGGCAAGCAGGTGCCATGGTCCAGCCCTgctttgggtgggtttttttttgcagcccCCCAAATGTTTCGGACCAGGGACCAAGGCAGgatcctccctgctccccctccccatcGCCCTGCGGCCAGGCACCTTCcacccggggctgggggcaccttCCACCCGCTGCTCCAGCGCATCCCTCGCCGGGTGGGGAGGATGGCAGCCACCGGTGACACGAGCCTGTCAGGTCTCAGCGCGGCTCCTGTACCCCCTTCCCCAGGAGGGGGGATCCAGggccaccccccccacccctcacctTCCAGAGCAGGAGGATGatgagccccagcagcagcagcccggcCGCCACCgccaccagcaccagccacAGCGCGATCTCGGCCGGCTGCTCCTCCGTCAGCTCCGAGTCCACATCCACGGAGAACTGGGAGGGCAGAGAAGAGCCTCAGCGCGGCGGGGAACAGCTCCCAGTGaccccagttcctcccagtaaGAGGGCTCTGGCATCACTCACCCGCACCGTGTGGTTCCTCATGCTGATGGTGGGGACGTGGGTGTGGAGGAAGAGCGTGGCCGTGCCAACCACCTTCACCCGGTCAAAGTCGTGGTACTCCTGGGGGAGGTgatggggggggacacggatGATGGAGGGGGGGACGTGGATgatggggggggacacggatGATGGAGGGGGGGATGTGGATGATGGAAGGGGGGACACGGATGGTGGAGGGGGGGACATGGATGATGGAGGGGGGGGACATGGATGATGGAGGGGGGGGACATGGATGATGGAGGGGGGGACACGGATGATGGAGGGGGGGACACGGATGATGGAGGGGGAGGACATGGATGATGGAAGGGGGGGACATGGATGATGGAGGGGGGACATGGATGATGGAAAGGGGGGGACATGGATGATGGAGGGGGGACACGGATGATGGAGGGGGGACACAGATGGTGGAAGGGGTAAGGGATGGGTGTCAGCTGCTGAGCTGAGACCTGGCAAACTCAGTGCCCTGTTCCCAAGGGAGCAGCATGGCCCTGACCCCCCCCACACTCCCCCCCACGCCCACCTCGATGAAGGTGCTGTTCCAGACGCGGGCGCGCACGCGGAAGGcggtggggtgctgggggtgcagcaGCGGGCACTCGAACCACACGCAGCGCGCGGTGCCCTTGGAGCAGCTCTGGGAGACAAGGGGGGGGTCAGAGGGGGGAAAACCAGAGCCCCCAAcgcacccctgggacccccccccagcccctgcagcacccacTCACCAGCACCACCTCAGACTTGGCCTTCTTGGCGGTGGCCAAGGTGACGGGGGGCTCGGCTGGGCCGGGGGTCTCCAGCTCCCGTCTGCGCCGGGACGGAGCCTGGTCCTGCAGCAGCtttgggggggggacacgagcCCCATCAGCCCCCcggggcagctctgcccacctggggctggcagtgcccacgtggggggacagggacacgtCCCCAGCGGGGTTTAAGGTGACTCACAGTGAGGTTGAGGGGGTTGAGGACCCCCCCGGGGGGCTGGCACGTCTCGTTTGCGTTGACGAGGATCTCGGTGGGGTAAAGGAGCCACTTGCCGTTGGGGATCTCGTAGGGCCACTCGAAGCCCAGCACGATGGTGCCCAGGGCACCCAGCGCCTCGCCCTTGGTGGTCACCTGCGAGGCAGAGCGAGGAGGGATGCAGCCCGGTGACCCCCTCCCTGACCCCCCCGCCATGGGCAccagctgcccccccccccagctcaccTGGAAGTCGAAGGCGAGGGGGCTGCCCACGTCCTGCTCGTGCCGCATGGCCGACTCGCCCAGCACCCGCCCGCTGAAGTGGGACTGGGCGTGCGAGGGGGCTCTGGGGACAACggggggacagggatggagagggggGGACAGGCATGGAGGGGGGGGGACAGGCATGGCAAGGGGGGCAGATGGGCAGGGGGCATCCCCGAGGCATCTGTCTGCCCCATTCCTGGGACACTTGGGGGCCCGTGCCCTCTCCCAACACAGCCAAACCCGGGtgggggggacagaggggacgcagagggacggggggggggagacatggggatggggagggacaCAAAGggacagggggatgggggggacgatgcagggggatggggggacacAAAGGGATGGGAGAATGATGCagggggacaaggggacacacagagggatggggggacgcagagggatgggggggacatGCAGAGGGACCGGGGGgatgcagagggatggggaggacaTGCCGAGGGATGGGGGTACGATGCAGAGGGACAGGGGGGACACGCTGAGGGACGGGGGGCACACGCCGAGGGACGGGGGGGCCCAGCCCGGCCGCACTCACATGGCCAGCGAGCTCTGGATGCTGTAGTCCACCAGCAGCTTGGCCAGCGCGGGCTCCAGGCCCTCCTGGGTGCTCTGCCTGCCGAGGCGCCCGGCTCAGCGTCTCCcaccccccaccagcccccccagggcaggaggagccggTGCCACCCGGGGCACCCTCTGCCCAGGGACACTCACGTGGACAGGTCCAGCCCCACCGCGATCTCCCGCGTGTCCAGCATGATCCCGATGGCCTCGAAGGTGATGATCAGCTCGGCCTGCGGCGCAGAGGGGCCATGGAGCAGCTCGACCGGACCCCCCCAGAgaaggggtgtgtgtgggggggaacACTCACCCGCTGGTTCCTCTTAAAAGGGTTGCCCAGCTCGCACAGCACCGTCTCCGCAAAGGTGCAGGCTCCgctctggggaggggaagagggtgAGGGACGTCCTGGTGGAGGCCACCCTGGTCATTGTGGCTTCCCCAGCCAGGGAGAGGGACACCACGGCCTGccccagccagggagggggacacCATGGTCCTCtccagccagggagggggacacCATGGCCTTCcccagccagggaggggacaccacggcctgccccagccagggaggggacaccaCGGCCTGCCCCagccggggagggggacacCATGGCCTGCCCCagccggggagggggacacCATGGCCTGCCCCagccggggagggggacacCATGGTCCTCtccagccagggagggggacacCATGGTCCTCtccagccagggagggggacacCAGGGCGTACCGGGCGCACGGAGGAGGGCAGCAGGCTGGGCGGCACGGTGACGTTGAGCAGGGCCTCGTGGGCGTCCTCGCCGTTGGAGGGGGTGGTGGGCACGTTGGTGATGTTGATGCTCAGGTGGAGCTTCCGCACGTCCCGGCTGTAGTGCAGCACCTGGGTGCCGTTCACCCTGCGCAGAGACCGGCCCCGCTCAGCACACGGGTGACACCCCCACGGCACCCCGAGGAACCCGCTGTCacctgggcaggggctggttGTGGTCGGTGACGAAGGCGCTCTGGAGCTGGAGGTTGCTGTAGCACTCGTTGTCGGAGCCACACTCCTTCTGGAACTCGATCTAGAGGGACAGGGATGTCCCTGTGagcctcctgccacccccccgGGGCCACgctgcagcccagcacctcCATCACCCCCCCACAGCACCTCGGTCACGTTCTCGTGGGACTGGTCCTGGTTGAGGACGGGGAAGGCGTCGAGGGAGTGGGGACCCAGCTGGAAGGTTCTGGGCTTCTCCACCAGCGAGTAGTTCATGGAGAGCACGATGGGACGCAGCTTGTCCCGGATATTGTCCTTTGGGGGGGGGACAGAAATCACAGCAAAGCCCCCAAcccctccccagagccccccatccctccaGGCAGCCCGTGGGGTACCCCCCCTGCTGCTGAGACCCACCCAACTCATCGCAGGGTGCGTGGAGGGCACACAGGGTGGGTTCCCACCTCGTTCCCCAGCCCCGCATCATCCCCTGCCCCAAAGCTGGACCCCCGCTACCAGAGCAGCTCGCACACATGTGCGCACACACGCgctcaccagcagcagcagctcccgggATGCGCAGCGGGTGCGGGGCATGGCGAAGGTGCCGTGGTAGGTAGCGGAGTGGGTGCCCAAAAACCTGACCCGGGGCGGGTGCCGGTCCCTGTCTGCCTCCAGGCTGTACTCCAGGGCTGCGGGAGAGCGGCGGGCGtcgcacacgcgtgtgcacacacatccCCCGTGCGCACATGTGTGCGTGTCCTCCCCTACATGTGTTTTCTCCTACACGTGTGCGTGTCCACCCCCACACATGTCCTCCCCTACACGTGTGTCCTCTCTTACACGTGTGCGTGTCCTCTACATGTGTGTGCTCCCCTACACATGTGTCCTCCCCTACACACATGTACATCCTCCTCTACATGTGTCCTTCCCTACACGTGTCCTCCCCTACGTGTGTGTCCTCCCCTACACGTGTGCCCTCCCCTACACACGTGCATGTCCTTCTCTACATGTGCGTCCTCCCCTACACGCGTGTGTCCTCCCCTACACACATGTCCCCCTACAAGCGTGTCCCCCCTACACGCGTGCATGTCCTCCCCTACATGTGTGCTCTACACACGTGTCCTCCCCTACACACGTGTCCTCCCCTACACACATGCGTGTCCTTCTCTACACGTTTGTCCTCCCCTACACATGTGCATGTCCTCCCTTACACACGTGCTCACACACACGTGTCCCCGTGTGCGCACGCACCCTCACACGAGTGCTGGTGGATGTGCCCCCCCCCACTCACTGATCTCCTCCCGGTACCGGGGGTCTCCCGCGCTCTGGTTGTAGGAGAAGCAGACGGTCACCGTGATGCTGCAGGGGGGACAAAGGGGCCGTGAGCGGCACCGCGGTGCCATGGCCAGCGCcagggcggggggccggggggggctcACCAGGAGTCGGGCGTGCACCGCGCCGGGTCCACCTTGCTGGGGGTCACCGTGAAGGTCTTGTTGAGGATGTTGATGACGGGTCGAGCCCTGGGCAGAGACGGGGGTGGGCTGagtgccccccaccccgcagcgGGCACGGCGCCccggggggggcagggggctgtgggacCCCCCTCCCTTACCTGAGCAGGACCACCCTCTCAGCCAGGCTGCCCACCAGCAGGTCGGGGTAGGAGTTCCCGTCCACGTCCAGCCCCCCGCTGAGCGAGTACCCGAAGGTCCGTGTGCTGGCGGGGCCCAGCTCCCCCCCGCTGATCACCTGGCGGGGGGGCACAGGGGTTGGGGGGGCACCCATCGCTCAGTGGCCCCATGGATCTGGGgatctctccctcccctccccctgcaTTGCACCCCCAGAGCGTGGGATGCtcagggggaagggggggaccCGGAGCCCTGATGCCACGGTGAGGGGTTCCCTGCGCGGCCGGTACCTGCCGGGGTTTGGCCAGCAGCCCTCCGGCGCTGCTGTGGTAGATGTAGACCTTGCCGGGCCCCTCGAAAGGAGCCCCCACAGCGATATCTGCGGGGAGAAGAGTGGGGTCAGCCCCACGAGGATGGGGGTACCCCCACACCTCCtcagccccccccacccaacCCTCACCCCACACCTCCTcaacccccccacccacccagcccATCTCTCCATGAACATCCCCCCAACCATGATGCCCCCCCATCTCCTTCTATTCACCCCAAACCTCTCCAGAGACCCCCCAACatccccagacccccccaacATCCCCAGACCCCCCTCCCAGACCCCCACCATCCCCAGACCCCCACCCCAAAGGCAGCCCCGCTGTGCCTCCACCCACGGCTCCCCCCCCACCAAgggtccccagcccctcaccctggAAGCCGTCCTGGTTGACGTCGCCGATGCTGGCCACGGCGAAGCCGAAGCCAGAGTAGCTGGGGCCGGTGAGGACCAGGCTGGGGTGGGCTTGGAAGCCCCCCACCTCGTTCATGTAGACGTACACGGCGCCCCCCACCTCCTGCTTCCGCTGGAAGTAGTAGGGGGCCCCCACCACCAGGTCCTGCCACCTGCGGGGCCGAGGGGCTGgtcggggctgggggctgcggcccaccccctccccaccctgacACCCCACAAAGTGATGGAGACCCCCCCAAAGCCATAAAAAGATGCTTCCCCCCAAATAACCTCCCCACCTCCTGagccctgcccacccccccaTGACCCACAGACCCCTCTGAGCTGTAGGACGCCccagggggcacccagggggtcCCGGCCCCCCGCCCTCACCCGTCGCTGTTGAGGTCGGCCAAGGCCACGGCGCTGCCGAAGTAGGAGCCGACCTGGGGCCCGGGGAGCAGCAGGCTCCGGTGCAAGGTCTGCTGGGGGCTGCGGCTCAGCAGGTACACGGCCCCCCGGTGCCGGTACCGCGGGGCGCCCGTCACCACCGTCACCGCGTCCTGCTGCAGCACCGCGCTGCCCACCTCCGCCGTGTACCCTGCGCAGAGCCCCCGGCTGAGGGGGGGGCCGCTACAGGAGACCCCCAAcagccccagaccccccccaacacccccagaccccccaacACCCTCAGACCCCCCCAACgtccccagaccccccccaacacccccagaccccccccaacacccccagacccccaacacccccagaccccccaacacccccagaccccccaacaacacccccagaccccccaacAACCCCAGACCCCCCTCCAACATCCCCAGACCCTCCAACatccccagaccccccccaacGTCCCTCGACCCTCCAACgtccccagacccccccaacacccccagaccccccccaacacccccatACCCTCCCACgtccccagacccccccaacGTCCCCAGACGCCCCCCAACGTCCCCAGACCCCCCCTCCAGACCCCCCCGAACACTATCCCTGGGGGGGTCTCCAAGCCCCCCCTAACCTCCACCCACCCCATTAACACCCCCCCCAGGgttccccccccagctccccctcgcccccgccgccccccaccTATGTAGGTGTTCCCGTTCCTCTTGTTGGGGTAGGAGAAGTCGTGCAGGTCCCACATCTCCCGCTGCAGCATGTAGTCGGTGCCTGCAACGGGGAGGGGGGTGACCCCACGTGTGAGCACACACGTGTGGCCATATGCGTGTAAACACACACCGTGTGCAGAGGGCTTGCACGGGTGTGTAGATAAGCACACGCAGAGGTGAACATGCGTAGGGCACACTCATGCCCAAGCATGCGAACACGTGCACACGTGCTCCGGTACATGTGCACGCTCACCATGCGTGCATAAGAGTGCACACACACGTATGCACAGCGCACAAGCGTGCACACGCGTGCACTCTGACGTGCACACACATGTATGCATGCACCTGTATGCACAGTGCACAAGCGTGCACACATGTGTGCTCTGATGTACACGCACATGCACGCAGATGTATGCACAGCACACAAGCGTGTGCTCTGACATGCACGCATgcatgtgtatacatacatgtCTGCACAGCACACAAGTGTGCACACGCGTGCGCTCCGAcgtgcacgcacacacatgTATGCACGCACGTGTATGCACAGCACACGAGCATGTGCTGACATGCACGCACGTGTATATGCACATGTATGCACAGCACACAAGCGTGCACGTGTGCTCTGATGCACATGTATGCACACACGTATGCACAGCACACAAGCATGCACACGTGCACTCtgacgtgcacacacacacgtatgcaCACACGTATGCATAGTGCAcaagcatgcacacacatgtgctcTGACATGCACGCACACGTATGCACAGCACACAAGCGTGTGCTCTGACATGCAGACgtgtatacacacatgtatgcaCAGTGCATAAgcatgcacacacgtgtgctCTGATGTGCGTGCACACATACGTGTGCACACATAcgtatgcacacacatgtatgcACA is drawn from Nyctibius grandis isolate bNycGra1 chromosome 26, bNycGra1.pri, whole genome shotgun sequence and contains these coding sequences:
- the ITGA3 gene encoding integrin alpha-3 isoform X1, which produces MARSRRLLPLLLPAPFPGLVLLVLLVLLGALLGAAAAFNLDRAFPVLKEGATPRGFFGFSVALHRQTERGERCLLLVGAPRDAEPANGTRTGSVYACPLTASPRDCQRLDIELKSEPDKAIIDDMWLGVTVASQRQPAGRVLACAHRYTKVLWSGSEDQRRMVGKCYVRGNDLRLNVSDEWQTYHNEMCNANTDTDETGMCQMGASAGFTSNSIYFGAPGAYNWQGTDYMLQREMWDLHDFSYPNKRNGNTYIGYTAEVGSAVLQQDAVTVVTGAPRYRHRGAVYLLSRSPQQTLHRSLLLPGPQVGSYFGSAVALADLNSDGWQDLVVGAPYYFQRKQEVGGAVYVYMNEVGGFQAHPSLVLTGPSYSGFGFAVASIGDVNQDGFQDIAVGAPFEGPGKVYIYHSSAGGLLAKPRQVISGGELGPASTRTFGYSLSGGLDVDGNSYPDLLVGSLAERVVLLRARPVINILNKTFTVTPSKVDPARCTPDSCITVTVCFSYNQSAGDPRYREEITLEYSLEADRDRHPPRVRFLGTHSATYHGTFAMPRTRCASRELLLLDNIRDKLRPIVLSMNYSLVEKPRTFQLGPHSLDAFPVLNQDQSHENVTEIEFQKECGSDNECYSNLQLQSAFVTDHNQPLPRVNGTQVLHYSRDVRKLHLSINITNVPTTPSNGEDAHEALLNVTVPPSLLPSSVRPSGACTFAETVLCELGNPFKRNQRAELIITFEAIGIMLDTREIAVGLDLSTQSTQEGLEPALAKLLVDYSIQSSLAIAPSHAQSHFSGRVLGESAMRHEQDVGSPLAFDFQVTTKGEALGALGTIVLGFEWPYEIPNGKWLLYPTEILVNANETCQPPGGVLNPLNLTLLQDQAPSRRRRELETPGPAEPPVTLATAKKAKSEVVLSCSKGTARCVWFECPLLHPQHPTAFRVRARVWNSTFIEEYHDFDRVKVVGTATLFLHTHVPTISMRNHTVRFSVDVDSELTEEQPAEIALWLVLVAVAAGLLLLGLIILLLWKCDFFQRTRYYRVMPKYHAVRIRQEQRCQPGGPLLPPRRRPKRRWVTRWQEPKKYY
- the ITGA3 gene encoding integrin alpha-3 isoform X2, with protein sequence MARSRRLLPLLLPAPFPGLVLLVLLVLLGALLGAAAAFNLDRAFPVLKEGATPRGFFGFSVALHRQTERGERCLLLVGAPRDAEPANGTRTGSVYACPLTASPRDCQRLDIELKSEPDKAIIDDMWLGVTVASQRQPAGRVLACAHRYTKVLWSGSEDQRRMVGKCYVRGNDLRLNVSDEWQTYHNEMCNANTDTDETGMCQMGASAGFTSNSIYFGAPGAYNWQGTDYMLQREMWDLHDFSYPNKRNGNTYIGYTAEVGSAVLQQDAVTVVTGAPRYRHRGAVYLLSRSPQQTLHRSLLLPGPQVGSYFGSAVALADLNSDGWQDLVVGAPYYFQRKQEVGGAVYVYMNEVGGFQAHPSLVLTGPSYSGFGFAVASIGDVNQDGFQDIAVGAPFEGPGKVYIYHSSAGGLLAKPRQVISGGELGPASTRTFGYSLSGGLDVDGNSYPDLLVGSLAERVVLLRARPVINILNKTFTVTPSKVDPARCTPDSCITVTVCFSYNQSAGDPRYREEITLEYSLEADRDRHPPRVRFLGTHSATYHGTFAMPRTRCASRELLLLDNIRDKLRPIVLSMNYSLVEKPRTFQLGPHSLDAFPVLNQDQSHENVTEIEFQKECGSDNECYSNLQLQSAFVTDHNQPLPRVNGTQVLHYSRDVRKLHLSINITNVPTTPSNGEDAHEALLNVTVPPSLLPSSVRPSGACTFAETVLCELGNPFKRNQRAELIITFEAIGIMLDTREIAVGLDLSTQSTQEGLEPALAKLLVDYSIQSSLAIAPSHAQSHFSGRVLGESAMRHEQDVGSPLAFDFQVTTKGEALGALGTIVLGFEWPYEIPNGKWLLYPTEILVNANETCQPPGGVLNPLNLTLLQDQAPSRRRRELETPGPAEPPVTLATAKKAKSEVVLSCSKGTARCVWFECPLLHPQHPTAFRVRARVWNSTFIEEYHDFDRVKVVGTATLFLHTHVPTISMRNHTVRFSVDVDSELTEEQPAEIALWLVLVAVAAGLLLLGLIILLLWKCGFFRRANTRAMYEAKGQKAEMRIQPSETERLTDDY